A genomic segment from Nymphalis io chromosome 15, ilAglIoxx1.1, whole genome shotgun sequence encodes:
- the LOC126773895 gene encoding FACT complex subunit Ssrp1, whose product MEFLEYNDVSAEIKGTMVPGRLKMTDQNIIFKNSKTGKVEQISANDIELVNFQKFIGSWGLRLFLKNGTLHRYGGFKDGEQEKVAKFFKSNYHKDMLEKELSLKGWNWGTAKFNGAVLSFNVGTNTAFEIPLHYVSQCNTGKNEVTLEFHQNDDTPVSLMEMRFHIPTSELAGDMDAVEAFHQQVMNKASVISVSGDAIAIFRELQCLTPRGRYDIKVFQTFFQLHGKTFDYKIPMSTVLRLFLLPHKDTRQMFFVVSLDPPIKQGQTRYHYLVLLFGIEEETSLELPFTEEELKEKYEGKITKELSGPTYEVLAKIMKVIINRRVTGPGDFLGHHKTPAIACSYKAAAGYLYPLEKGFIYVHKPPVHIRFEEIASVNFARGGASSTKSFDFEIELKSGSIHTFSSIEKGEYDKLFDYITSKKLHVKNTGKNVSKFTDKALYDDDFGDSDTEKEPDAYLERVKAEAKERESDDSDDESTDEDFNPDKAKESDVAEEYDTNPSSSEDSDASGASADSKKEKKKEKKPKKTITISEAPRKRKEKSKKREKDANAPKRPSTAFMLWLNENRKGIVDDNPGIKVTEIAKKGGELWRDLKNKTEWEEKANKAKEEYNQAMKKYKDSGAADEFKQKKKQAEKERKAADKKTKAPASKKVKNVSASSSSGKFTSKEYIEDDDSSSDSDKEKKDKKDKKDSKESKESKKEKEKAKHSSSEAASSGSDESDSGSDSD is encoded by the exons ATGGAGTTCTTAGAATATAATGATGTATCCGCAGAGATAAAGGGGACTATG GTGCCTGGGAGGTTAAAAATGACAgaccaaaatataatatttaaaaacagcaaAACTGGTAAAGTTGAACAGATATCAGCTAATGATATTGAACTTgtgaattttcaaaaattcatCGGATCATGGGGTCTAaggttatttttgaaaaatggCACTTTGCACAGATATGGAGGTTTTAAGGATggg GAACAAGAGAAGGTTGCAAAATTTTTCAAGAGCAACTACCATAAAGATATGCTTGAAAAGGAACTTTCACTAAAGGGATGGAACTGGGGTACAGCTAAGTTTAATGGTGCCGTACTGAGTTTCAATGTTGGTACGAACACTGCTTTTGAGATACCTCTGCACTATGTGTCACAGTGCAATACTGGCAAGAATGAAGTGACACTTGAGTTCCATCAG aatgatGATACACCTGTCTCATTAATGGAGATGAGATTCCACATACCCACAAGTGAACTGGCAGGTGACATGGACGCGGTCGAAGCGTTCCACCAGCAAGTCATGAACAAAGCAAGTGTTATTTCAGTTTCTGGCGATGCTATTGCTATCTTCAGGGAATTGCAGTGTCTTACTCCTcg tgGTCGTTATGACATCAAAGTGTTCCAAACGTTTTTCCAACTTCACGGTAAAACGTTTGACTACAAGATCCCAATGTCGACAGTGTTACGACTGTTCTTGCTGCCGCACAAAGACACGAGGCAAATGTTTTTCGTGGTGTCTTTGGATCCTCCCATCAAACAAGGTCAAACAAGATATCACTATTTGGTACTGTTGTTTGGTATTGAAGAGGAAACCAGTCTGGAGTTGCCATTTACAGA aGAAGAATTGAAAGAGAAATACGAGGGTAAAATCACAAAAGAATTATCAGGACCAACTTACGAGGTGCTCGCTAAAATAATGAAAGTTATCATCAACAGAAGAGTCACAGGACCTGGAGACTTCTTGGG CCACCACAAGACGCCGGCCATCGCGTGCTCGTACAAGGCCGCGGCCGGCTACCTGTACCCGCTGGAGAAGGGCTTCATCTACGTGCACAAGCCGCCCGTGCACATCCGCTTCGAGGAGATCGCGTCCGTCAACTTCGCCAGAGGCGGCGCTTCTTCTACTAA GTCCTTTGACTTCGAGATAGAACTGAAATCGGGCAGTATACACACATTCAGCAGTATAGAGAAGGGAGAATACGACAAACTATTCGACTACATTACATCTAAGAAACTCCATGTTAAGAATACTGGAAAGAATGTAAGTAAATTTACG GACAAGGCGCTGTACGACGACGACTTCGGCGACTCGGATACGGAGAAAGAGCCGGACGCGTACCTGGAGCGCGTCAAGGCGGAGGCCAAGGAGCGCGAGTCCGACGACAGCGACGACGAGAGCACCGACGAGGACTTCAACCCAGACAAGGCCAAGGAGAGCGACGTCGCCGAGGA atacgACACCAATCCATCGTCATCCGAAGACTCCGACGCTTCCGGTGCGTCTGCTGAtagtaaaaaagaaaagaagaagGAGAAAAAACCCAAAAAGACAATCACTatt TCGGAGGCTCCTCGTAAGCGCAAGGAGAAGTCCAAGAAGCGTGAGAAGGACGCGAACGCACCAAAGCGTCCGTCGACGGCCTTCATGCTGTGGCTGAACGAGAACCGCAAGGGTATAGTGGACGACAATCCCGGTATCAAGGTCACGGAGATCGCTAAGAAGGGCGGCGAGCTGTGGCGCGACCTGAAGAACAAGACC GAATGGGAAGAAAAGGCTAATAAGGCAAAAGAAGAATACAATCAAGCAATGAAGAAGTACAAGGATAGTGGTGCGGCGGATGAGTTCAAGCAAAAGAAGAAACAAGCTGAGAAGGAACGTAAAGCTGCagataaaaaaactaaagcTCCGGCGAGTAAAAAAGTTAAGAACGTCAGTGCAAGCTCTAGTTCAGGGAAGTTTACCAGCAAGGAGTATATTGAAGATGACGACAGCTCTTCTGACTCGGATAAGgagaaaaaagataaaaaagacaaaaaggACAGCAAAGAG agTAAAGAATCAAAGAAAGAAAAGGAAAAGGCTAAACATTCCTCATCGGAAGCTGCATCGTCGGGCTCTGACGAGAGCGACAGCGGGAGCGATAGCGATTAG